DNA from Campylobacter concisus:
GACTGAATAGATTTTTTTACTAGAGTATAGAATTCTTGTTTGTTTTTAGGTTTATTGCATTTTGTCATAGGATGAAATTTTGTTATTTCTCCTATTAATTTTTTGTCATCTGTATATACTTTGACTTTTTCTCCTATTATAAGATTGTGTAATCTACAACCATTAATGTAATCATCAAAGGCTATACAGTTATCGCATGTTTGTTTTCTCATGATTATCCTTTGAGGATGGTATAAAGTAGTATTGTAATATTATTTCATAGTATCTTACTATCAGGCGAATAGTAAGATACTATAATTATAGAAGTTATTTTCTTTCTACATTTGTTTGTGTGCTTGTAAAAAAGACATATCTTTTCATTGGTTTTACATTTTCAGGGGCTTTATCGAATGTGTCTTTTGCTTCCATACATTTTATTGGGCCTCTTACTTTTATTTTCGCATAGGCAAAATTATCATCATTTGTTATTGTAAATTGATCATAGTTTGTTAGATCTCGTCTTGCCATTCCACCTATATCATGCGTTTCATCGTTTTTGTCATATACCACATAATCTTTTTTATGTATATCGTTTTTATCTAATTGGATTAGTTTATATTTTACATCAGCTACAAGCCAGTCGTATTTAGTAGTTGTATCTTGGCATGCTTCCTTAAAACTTCTTGCCACTTTGCCGCTGACACCATCATCATTTCCGCAACCTGACAATGCTAGAGCTATGATACCACTCAATGCTAATAATGAAACTTTTTTCATATACTGTCCTTTTATATTTTTTAGATTTAAGCTCTAAAAACAACTCTTTTTTTCTAAATTTTTCTTGCGGAAATGAAAAATTTATGTTTTTTATCGCTTATTTGGCTATTTTATCCTTTTATTTTTAAAGTTTTCACTTGCGCGACTTAAATTTAAACCTCTTTTGCGCTGTTTTTAAAGACATTTACCACGCTGGCTCGTTTGTGGCAAATTTCAGCATACTCTTTTTCGCTCTTTGAGTCATAGACTATGCCAGCTCCAGCTCCGACAAAGACGTCGCTAAAGCCGTTTTTAGCTGGCACAAAGATAGCTGAGCGGATGAGGATCGCCACCTGTGCGTCGCCATTAAAATGCAAAAATCCAATGCCCCCGCCATAGATATTTCGCTCAAAAATTTCAAGCTCATTGATTATCTGCATAGCTCTGATCTTTGGCGCACCGCTTAATGTGCCAGCCGGGAAGATGCTAGCTAGCACGTCAAAAAGATTAAGCTCCCTAGCGCACTTGCCATAGACGTCGCTAACGATATGCATCACTTTTTCAAATTTCTGGATATGCATCGCATTTTTTACCGCCACGCTCTTTGGCTCTGAAACCCTGCCGATATCATTTCTTGCAAGATCGATTAGCATCTTGTGCTCAGCGAGCTCCTTTTCGTCACTTAGTAGCTCATTTTCAAGCGCCACGTCAGCATTTGCGTCACCCCCTCTTGGTCTTGTGCCTGCAATTGGTGCTACAAAAATTTGCTCACTTTTCATCTCAAAAACAAGCTCAGGCGACGAGCCAACCACATCGCCATAAGGCGTAGGAAAATGAAACATATATGGGCTTGGATTTGCAGTGGCTAGCTTTTTGTAAAAGTCCAGACTATTCATATTTGTTGAAATTTCAAGTAGCTCGCCAAGCACCACTTGAAAGACGTCACCACTTCTTATGTATTCTTTTGCCACTTCAACCATATCTTCAAAGTGTTTCTTCTCGCTACTAAGGTCAGTTTTTATGCTAAATTCACACTCTTTTTCGCCCCTGTGCTCAGCCTTTAAATTTAACAAAAAGTCATAATACCTCTCTTTATCTCCATAAAAAGTATAAATTTTACTCATCTTATCAAAGTGCAGATATGCTTTAGCATCGGCGTAGATAAATTTTGGAAATTCATATTTTTTAGTTTTCTCTTCGCCGATATATTCAAAATATCTCACGCCATCATATGCAAAGACTCCAAAAAGCCCAGCAAAAGGTGCGAGTGATCTGTTACGATTAGTATCAAAGTAGCTTCTAAGCCCGTAAAAGTCCATATCTTTTTCATCGATATATTCGCAGTCGATGCCGATTATCGTCTGTGTCTTGTCTTCAGCAAGGTAGCTATTTTTAAATTTCTCTCTGATCGCTTCATAATAAAAAAGTGGTTGTTCTAAGAGCATCTTTTTCCTTTTAAATTTTTATTGATTATAAAAAATTTTCGCTTTTACTTTTTAGAATTTTGGCTAAATTTTTAAATTTACGCCTTTTTACTATTTTTTTAAGAGCCCCTTGGCTAAAATTTGCACCAGTCAAGGGAGAAAAAATGCTTTTTGTAGAACTTTTTATATTAGGTATCGGCGTTGGTTACATAGCTGGATTTTTTGGCATCGGCGGAGGCACGGTCGTCGTTCCTATAATGGTCGCCTTCGGATACGACGTGAAAACGGCCATTGGCATAAGCGTCATGCAGATGATCTTTAGTGCGACATTTGGCTCGTATCTAAACTACAAAGCTGGACTTTTAAAGCTAAACCGCGGCGTATTTTTGGGGCTTGGGGGTCTTGTGGGAGCAAGTTTTAGTGGTATCATCGTATCACACGCACCTGCACTCTTACTTGAGTCTATGCTTCTAGCAACTTTTGTCTTCTCACTTATAAAGCTATACTTTTCGCCAAACAGCGACGGCTCAAATGCGAATAATTCGCTCTTTTTGCTATTTTTAGTTGGCGTTTTTGTTGGCGTTTTTGCCATTAGCATCGGCATCGGCGGAGGCGTCTTTATCGCTCCTATCTTGGTTGGCTTTTTACGTTATGAGCTGAAAAAAGCCGTTTCTATGGGCGTGTTTTTCGTTATGTTTGCGGCCATCGCGGGCTTCATCTCACTCTCGCTAAATGGCCATATCTCATACGCTGAGGGCGCATTTTTAGGTCTTGGCTCGCTAATAGGCGCATACTTTGGCACCAAAAAGACGCAAAATACAGACAAAAAAACACTTAAAAAATGGTTTTTGGTCTTTTACATAGCGATGATATGTTTGATATTAAAAGATATGTTTTTTGAGTAAGAGCATGGCTAAATTTGCCACGCTCTTTTTAAATTTCTTCAAAAAAGTAGGCTTCGCTTAGTTTAAAAGCAAGCTCTTTTAGCTCATCTTCGCTTAAATTTACGCCCTTTGCGATCTCTTTAAAGCTAGTCTTGCCGTCAAATTTCAAAGCGGCTTTGATCTCTTCAACGCTTAAGCTAAGCTTGCCATTTAGCTCATTTGCCAAAGAAATAACTGGCAAACTAGCCTCCAAAAAATATCCTAGATACGCTGCTGCTCTAGGCTTTAGCCTAGTTTTTTTAGGCTCATAATCAAGCGCAATAAGCTTTGATGATGAAATTTTAGTGTTTTGATCATTTAAAATTTCAAGTAGCCCCATAAAGGCTTCGCTCTCGCTCTCACCAAGTGCAGCCTTTGCTTCGTTTAAATTTAGACTTTGCGGGTAGGCCTTGCTTAAAATTTCTTGCGTTTTTGTCCTTGGTTGTTCGCTAAAGTAGGCAAAATTTAGGCTATTTAGCTCGCTCTCTCCAAGCACCGCGTCAAAATCATCAGCGCCTTCAAGCCTTTCTTTGTGAGCGATGAGGCTTTTTCTAAAGGATCTATTAAACAAAAAGTCGTTTAGCTGCTCTTTTTTGATGCGAGTGTTGTAGCTTTGCTCGATGTGCGCGTCAAATCGGTAAATCCCAGTCGAGCTTGCAAAGATATCGTTTAGTGAGGCGTCTATGACGTAGCAAAGTCCGTGTTTATCGATGTGCCTAGCAAATTTATGAAAGTAAGTTGGCTCGTTGCTCGCCTCCAAAAAGTCGTGCAAAATGTAATAATCACTCCCCTTTGCGATGATGCCTTGCAAGAAATTTAGCTGCGTCAAAAGCAGTTTCATGCTGTCTTTATAGACGACGTCGCTTTGGTTTTGCAGGCTAAATTTCAAATAATCCTGCAAGAAATTTAACTCTTCTTTGACGTGAGGAAGTGAGTCTTTATCGCCCCTATTTGCGCTCGCAAAAAGCATGAAATCTCTTAAGATATCAAGGCTCTTCCAGCCTGGGTAGGTGTTATAAGAGACGTAGGCGATGCCATCTTTGCTAAGTAGCGCCTTTATCGTTGCAAGTAGCGCGTCTCTTACGTTTGGGCTCACCCAGCTATAAACGCCGTGAGCGATGATGTAGTCAAACTCGCCAAGCTCTTTGATATCGTGCTCATTCATGTGCAAAAAGTCGCGCTCAAAAAGGGTGAAATTTTTTAAATTCATCTTCTTTGCGATCTTGTTGCCCTCTTCTACTTGGTGGCTTGAGATATCGATGCCAACGACCTTTGCCTCTTTGTGCGAAGCTGCAAATGGCAAGATGTTGCCACCGTATGATGAACCAAGCTCAAGCACTCTAGCGTCTTTTAAATTTGCCGCCTTTAGCCCAAGAAATTTAGCAACCGCCTCTATCCTAACAGGCGAGCAGTCGCTAAATGCAGCTGAGAAATAAGGAATTTCATCGTAAGCTTTTTTTGCCTTGTTCATCAGCCATGCTTTCTGGCAAATTCTCTCATAAACTCGCCAAGTTTCTCGACGTCGCTTTGGCTAACGGCGTTGTAGATAGAGGCTCTTATGCCGCCAAGATGTCTGTGACCTTTTAGTCCAAGCATGCCCTCTTTTAGCGCTTCTTCGACGAAAACTGGCTCAAGCGCATGATCTTTTGGTATCGTAAAGCTCACGTTCATATCTGATCTGCTTGATTTTTTAGCGTGACCCACGTAAAAGCCATTTGAGCTATCGATAATATTATAAAGTGTGCTTGCTTTTTTGGCGTTTATCTTCTCAACCTCAGCAAGTCCGCCAAGATCTAGTAGGTGCTGCATAGTTAAATTTAAAAGATAAATTCCAAAAGTTGGCGGTGTGTTGTAAAGCGAGTTTGCCTCTGCGTGCGTTTTGTAGCGCAAAAACATAGGGACGTTTTGGCTGCTCACGCGATCAACTAGATCTTTTCTTAAAATGATGATAGTCACGCCGCTTGGGCCTGCATTTTTCTGAGCGCCGCCATAAAGCAAGCCGATACTGCTAAAATCAAGCGGTCTAGCAAAAAAATCGCTCGAAGCATCGACAACTAGGGGCGATTTGGTCTTTGGCATAGATTTATACTGAGTGCCATAGATCGTATTATTTGAGCAGATGTAGGCGTAGTCAGCGTCATCGCTAAATTTCACCTCAGGGATATAAGAGAAATTTTCATCCTCACTGCTTGCGACGACATCTACATTTACGCCAAGCACTTTTGCCTCTTTGATCGCTTTGTTTGTCCAAACGCCGGTGTTTGCGTACTGCGCATTGCCACCTTGATATAAATTCATCGGTATCATGCTAAATTGCAAATGTGCGCCACCTTGCAAAAATAAAATTTCATACTCATCGCCGATACCATAAAGCTTTCTTATCTTCTCCATCGCACCAAAGTGGATCTCCTCGAAGGTCTTGCTTCTGTGGCTGATCTCCATGATCGAGTAGCCCTCGCCTCTATAGTCGGTAAATTCGGCCTTTGCGTGCTCTAAAACGTCTAGTGGTATCGCGCTTGGGCCTGCGCTAAAGTTGATTTTTCTACTCATTTTTACTCCTTGATAATTGCTTTTTTATGTGTATTTTGCGAGATAAGCTCGATCTCATCATTGAGATTTAAATCCCTAAGATCAGCTCTCTTGCCATCTTTTCTAACCTCGATAAGCCCCTTCGTGCTCTCAAAAAAGAGCTCCCTCATCTCGTAGGCTTTCTCCAAAGAGCCAAGGGCTGAGCCAAGAAGCAAGATCTTTCTTTGCACGGCGTTTGTTAGGGCATTTTGCTTGTTTGCTACCTCGCTAAATTTTAGCTCGATCCTAGCTTTTAGAGCGTTTGATGAAAATTTAGAAAGTAATAAATTTAATAAATTTTGCTTCTTTGTGATCTTTAAATTTAAAGCGCTATCAAGATGGTCGCTGAGCCTGTCAAGATACTGAAAAAACGCCTCTTCATCAGGCAAAAGATCAAGCATGGCTGCACTTGGCGTAAGAGATCTGCGGTCTGCTACAAAGTCGCTTATAACGTAGTCGATCTCGTGGCCGATAGCGCTTATGACTGGCGTTTTTGTAGCGTAAATTTCACGTGCCAAACCCTCGTCGTTAAAGCACCAAAGGTCTTCTTTGCTGCCGCCTCCGCGCGCCAAAACGATCACATCAACGCCGTATTTATCGGCTTTTCTCAAGGCTTTTATAAGCGAGCTTGGGGCATTTTCGCCCTGAGTTAGTGCGTCAAATATATAAATTTCACTTAGCCTCCAGCGGCTCGTGACGACTTTTAGCATGTCCTGAAGTGCAGCCGAAGTGGCGCTTGTGACAAGGGCTATTTTTTTAGGTAAATTTGGTATCTCTTTTTTTGCACCGATGTCAAAAAGCCCCTCGTTTTCGAGCTTTTCTTTAAGCTGTCTAAACGCAAGCTCAAGCTCGCCCTCGCCATCTGGCAGCATAGCACTAGCCACTAGCTGATACGACCCACTTGGCGAATAAATGGTCACTTTGCCATAAATTTTGACCTTCAAGCCCTCTTTTGGCAGGAATTTTACCTTTTGGTTATTCATACGATACATCACGGCTGAGATGCTTGACTTTTCGTCCTTTAGTGTGAAGTACCAGTGCCCAGAGGCATGCTTTGTTAGGCGCGAAATTTCGCCACTTACCTCGACGTAGTCAAGGGTTGCCTCAAGCAGTGCCTTTGCTTTTTCGTTTAGCTCAGATACGCTAAGCATTGATCTCTTTGACCTTTTTGGCGATAAATAGCGTCGAGATATCCATGCTAAAGCCCTTGCAAAGCTCTATCTCAAAGCCAGCCTCTATAAGCTCGTCGCAAAAGCTCTTTGCATCGAGGAAATTTTCTATCGAGCTTGGTAGATACTCATACGCCTCTTTGTTTTTTGAGATAAAGCCGCCTATACTTGGTAAAATTTTACTTAGGTAAAAATCTCTTAATGAGGTTATTAAGCCCTTTTTCTGGCGCTTTGTAAATTCGAGCACGACGACGTAGCCGCCATCAGCCAAGACCCTGTTAAACTCTCTTAGTGCAGCCTTTCGCTCGACCACGTTTCTGATGCCGTAGCTTATGCTTAAAATTTGAGCCTCACCGCTTGCAAGCGTTGTATTATCAGCGTAGGCCTCTATAAATTTAAAATTTGGAAATTTCGCCCTCGCCTCTTTTAGCATGCCGCTTGATGGGTCGATGCCAGTTAGGTTTTTTACCTCAACGCCAAATTCTTTTGAAATTTCACTCCAAAGCCCCATCATATCGCCAGTGCCGCAAGCCACATCCACGATATTTATGCTTTTATTTTTAAAAATTTCTAGCATATACCTGCAGGCAAATTTCCTCCAGCTCACATCCACGCCAAGGCTTAGCACCCTGTTTGCGACGTCG
Protein-coding regions in this window:
- a CDS encoding anthranilate synthase component I family protein, whose protein sequence is MLLEQPLFYYEAIREKFKNSYLAEDKTQTIIGIDCEYIDEKDMDFYGLRSYFDTNRNRSLAPFAGLFGVFAYDGVRYFEYIGEEKTKKYEFPKFIYADAKAYLHFDKMSKIYTFYGDKERYYDFLLNLKAEHRGEKECEFSIKTDLSSEKKHFEDMVEVAKEYIRSGDVFQVVLGELLEISTNMNSLDFYKKLATANPSPYMFHFPTPYGDVVGSSPELVFEMKSEQIFVAPIAGTRPRGGDANADVALENELLSDEKELAEHKMLIDLARNDIGRVSEPKSVAVKNAMHIQKFEKVMHIVSDVYGKCARELNLFDVLASIFPAGTLSGAPKIRAMQIINELEIFERNIYGGGIGFLHFNGDAQVAILIRSAIFVPAKNGFSDVFVGAGAGIVYDSKSEKEYAEICHKRASVVNVFKNSAKEV
- a CDS encoding sulfite exporter TauE/SafE family protein, translating into MLFVELFILGIGVGYIAGFFGIGGGTVVVPIMVAFGYDVKTAIGISVMQMIFSATFGSYLNYKAGLLKLNRGVFLGLGGLVGASFSGIIVSHAPALLLESMLLATFVFSLIKLYFSPNSDGSNANNSLFLLFLVGVFVGVFAISIGIGGGVFIAPILVGFLRYELKKAVSMGVFFVMFAAIAGFISLSLNGHISYAEGAFLGLGSLIGAYFGTKKTQNTDKKTLKKWFLVFYIAMICLILKDMFFE
- a CDS encoding class I SAM-dependent methyltransferase, whose product is MNKAKKAYDEIPYFSAAFSDCSPVRIEAVAKFLGLKAANLKDARVLELGSSYGGNILPFAASHKEAKVVGIDISSHQVEEGNKIAKKMNLKNFTLFERDFLHMNEHDIKELGEFDYIIAHGVYSWVSPNVRDALLATIKALLSKDGIAYVSYNTYPGWKSLDILRDFMLFASANRGDKDSLPHVKEELNFLQDYLKFSLQNQSDVVYKDSMKLLLTQLNFLQGIIAKGSDYYILHDFLEASNEPTYFHKFARHIDKHGLCYVIDASLNDIFASSTGIYRFDAHIEQSYNTRIKKEQLNDFLFNRSFRKSLIAHKERLEGADDFDAVLGESELNSLNFAYFSEQPRTKTQEILSKAYPQSLNLNEAKAALGESESEAFMGLLEILNDQNTKISSSKLIALDYEPKKTRLKPRAAAYLGYFLEASLPVISLANELNGKLSLSVEEIKAALKFDGKTSFKEIAKGVNLSEDELKELAFKLSEAYFFEEI
- the serC gene encoding phosphoserine transaminase; its protein translation is MSRKINFSAGPSAIPLDVLEHAKAEFTDYRGEGYSIMEISHRSKTFEEIHFGAMEKIRKLYGIGDEYEILFLQGGAHLQFSMIPMNLYQGGNAQYANTGVWTNKAIKEAKVLGVNVDVVASSEDENFSYIPEVKFSDDADYAYICSNNTIYGTQYKSMPKTKSPLVVDASSDFFARPLDFSSIGLLYGGAQKNAGPSGVTIIILRKDLVDRVSSQNVPMFLRYKTHAEANSLYNTPPTFGIYLLNLTMQHLLDLGGLAEVEKINAKKASTLYNIIDSSNGFYVGHAKKSSRSDMNVSFTIPKDHALEPVFVEEALKEGMLGLKGHRHLGGIRASIYNAVSQSDVEKLGEFMREFARKHG
- the xseA gene encoding exodeoxyribonuclease VII large subunit; translated protein: MLSVSELNEKAKALLEATLDYVEVSGEISRLTKHASGHWYFTLKDEKSSISAVMYRMNNQKVKFLPKEGLKVKIYGKVTIYSPSGSYQLVASAMLPDGEGELELAFRQLKEKLENEGLFDIGAKKEIPNLPKKIALVTSATSAALQDMLKVVTSRWRLSEIYIFDALTQGENAPSSLIKALRKADKYGVDVIVLARGGGSKEDLWCFNDEGLAREIYATKTPVISAIGHEIDYVISDFVADRRSLTPSAAMLDLLPDEEAFFQYLDRLSDHLDSALNLKITKKQNLLNLLLSKFSSNALKARIELKFSEVANKQNALTNAVQRKILLLGSALGSLEKAYEMRELFFESTKGLIEVRKDGKRADLRDLNLNDEIELISQNTHKKAIIKE
- the ubiE gene encoding bifunctional demethylmenaquinone methyltransferase/2-methoxy-6-polyprenyl-1,4-benzoquinol methylase UbiE; translation: MQKQEKIVDMFNQIAPTYDVANRVLSLGVDVSWRKFACRYMLEIFKNKSINIVDVACGTGDMMGLWSEISKEFGVEVKNLTGIDPSSGMLKEARAKFPNFKFIEAYADNTTLASGEAQILSISYGIRNVVERKAALREFNRVLADGGYVVVLEFTKRQKKGLITSLRDFYLSKILPSIGGFISKNKEAYEYLPSSIENFLDAKSFCDELIEAGFEIELCKGFSMDISTLFIAKKVKEINA